A window from Saprospiraceae bacterium encodes these proteins:
- a CDS encoding lytic transglycosylase domain-containing protein, which translates to MNTLMNITKNFVIVCFLNFVSITAFTKSPNNAEIITRLESLNTIIDMRITEEVLTQVNYSVEKWRYDSQVILGRASMYFPVIENVLREKNLPEDLKYIAVIESALLPRAKSRQGASGMWQFMEGTAEMYGLNITRHIDERRDIIMSTEKATDYLQLLYETYGNWTLALAAYNCGTGRLNKAIKKSGGSKNYWTVAEHLPNETKKYIPRFIAAMYLINYYYHHDLNPIQVSDELRYTSTVKIFQKTDLQKLSKEFEIDYNLLQILNPVYVKDYIPEPKEDQYFTLTLPDHKMMAYIEKYKSVGQLVYNPLSQKRPELVDTRIAIAVPRSPKDYITFLTKEIVMTRDNLKDSSIYKNLPQGILQGRERFKLYQLGKKNHWQMWQKQKTFRLLH; encoded by the coding sequence ATGAACACATTAATGAATATCACAAAAAATTTTGTGATAGTGTGTTTTCTTAACTTTGTATCGATAACGGCATTTACAAAATCCCCCAATAATGCTGAAATCATCACAAGATTAGAAAGTCTTAACACTATCATAGACATGCGCATCACTGAAGAAGTGTTGACTCAAGTAAACTATTCTGTTGAAAAATGGAGATATGACAGCCAGGTTATACTTGGAAGAGCATCCATGTATTTCCCAGTGATAGAAAACGTACTGAGAGAGAAAAATCTACCCGAAGATCTCAAATACATTGCTGTCATTGAATCAGCCTTATTGCCCAGAGCCAAATCAAGACAAGGGGCATCCGGAATGTGGCAATTTATGGAAGGAACTGCCGAGATGTATGGACTTAATATTACCAGACATATCGATGAAAGGAGAGATATTATAATGTCCACTGAAAAAGCCACTGATTATCTTCAGTTACTATATGAAACGTATGGCAACTGGACATTAGCATTAGCTGCATACAACTGTGGAACCGGACGTCTCAATAAAGCCATAAAAAAATCTGGAGGAAGTAAAAATTATTGGACAGTTGCAGAACATCTCCCAAATGAAACTAAAAAGTACATTCCAAGATTTATTGCGGCTATGTATCTGATAAACTATTACTACCATCATGATCTTAATCCCATTCAGGTTTCCGATGAACTCAGGTATACTTCTACAGTTAAAATTTTTCAAAAGACCGATTTACAGAAATTGAGTAAAGAATTTGAAATCGATTATAACCTATTGCAAATACTTAACCCAGTGTATGTAAAAGATTATATTCCGGAGCCAAAAGAAGATCAATACTTCACCTTGACCTTGCCTGACCATAAAATGATGGCATATATTGAAAAGTATAAATCAGTAGGTCAGCTGGTATACAACCCCCTTTCACAAAAAAGACCAGAATTGGTTGATACACGTATTGCAATTGCTGTTCCAAGGTCACCTAAAGACTATATAACTTTTTTGACAAAAGAGATCGTCATGACCAGGGATAACCTGAAAGATAGTAGTATTTATAAAAATTTACCACAAGGCATACTTCAGGGTAGAGAGCGATTCAAACTATATCAATTAGGTAAAAAGAATCATTGGCAGATGTGGCAGAAGCAAAAAACATTCCGCTTGCTTCATTGA
- the dprA gene encoding DNA-protecting protein DprA has translation MTSQEYLYLIALTKTPKVGPVIGKNLISYCGGIEAVFKESKKNLIKIPGIGPIIAENFDPVSLQLEAEKEMEFIAKNDITLLSYLDKNYPKRMLQIESCPLILYYKGSAVLNHHRTVAIVGTRKPSDYGKVMCEKIVEGLKPYDILLISGLAYGIDVTAHKKSLEADIPTVGVLGHGLDRFYPSDHTSLAKKMIQHHGGVITEFPSGTLPDRENFPMRNRIIAAMSDVVVVIESKRKGGSIISAEFANDFNRDVFALPGPVNDERSEGCNKLIKQNKAHLIESASDIAYVMRWEELDAKK, from the coding sequence ATGACCAGTCAGGAGTATTTATACCTCATAGCACTTACAAAAACACCAAAAGTTGGACCTGTCATAGGGAAAAACCTTATTTCTTATTGTGGAGGCATAGAAGCAGTGTTTAAAGAAAGTAAAAAAAATCTGATAAAAATACCCGGTATAGGACCTATCATAGCTGAAAATTTCGATCCTGTCAGTTTGCAGCTTGAAGCAGAAAAAGAGATGGAGTTCATTGCTAAAAATGACATAACTCTTTTATCTTACTTGGACAAGAACTATCCAAAACGTATGCTTCAAATCGAATCATGTCCATTGATATTGTATTATAAAGGCAGCGCAGTACTCAACCATCACCGGACAGTAGCCATTGTCGGTACCAGAAAGCCTTCAGACTACGGGAAAGTCATGTGTGAAAAAATAGTCGAAGGACTCAAACCCTATGATATCCTGCTGATCAGTGGTTTAGCGTATGGAATAGACGTTACAGCGCATAAAAAATCCCTTGAAGCAGACATACCTACTGTGGGTGTCCTCGGTCATGGTCTTGACCGGTTTTATCCTTCTGATCATACATCTTTGGCTAAAAAAATGATACAGCATCACGGAGGTGTCATCACAGAATTTCCATCAGGCACCCTTCCCGATAGAGAAAATTTCCCTATGCGCAACAGAATCATTGCTGCCATGAGCGATGTTGTAGTAGTAATAGAGTCTAAACGAAAAGGCGGATCAATCATCTCAGCTGAATTTGCCAATGATTTTAACAGAGATGTTTTTGCTCTGCCCGGACCTGTCAATGATGAACGTTCGGAAGGATGTAACAAACTCATCAAGCAAAATAAAGCGCATCTGATAGAATCCGCTTCTGATATTGCTTATGTCATGAGATGGGAAGAACTGGATGCCAAAAAGTAG
- a CDS encoding FAD-dependent oxidoreductase — MHITIIGAGVIGMTTAYYLTQAGHEVAIIEKSDGTNNCSFGNAGYISPSHFIPLASPGIVAQGLKWMLSSSSPFYIKPRLDTSLVKWGLKFYSNANEKTVAKMLRISIISCNYPEN; from the coding sequence ATGCACATTACCATAATCGGAGCCGGAGTCATAGGAATGACAACAGCATACTACCTCACTCAAGCAGGACATGAAGTTGCCATTATCGAGAAAAGTGATGGCACTAACAATTGTTCGTTTGGAAATGCAGGATATATCTCTCCCAGTCATTTTATACCCTTGGCATCACCGGGGATAGTGGCTCAGGGGCTTAAATGGATGCTGAGTTCCTCCAGTCCTTTTTATATCAAGCCCAGGCTCGACACATCATTAGTAAAATGGGGACTAAAGTTTTACTCCAATGCCAACGAAAAAACTGTTGCAAAAATGCTCCGCATCTCAATAATATCTTGCAATTATCCAGAAAACTGA